In Cyprinus carpio isolate SPL01 chromosome B7, ASM1834038v1, whole genome shotgun sequence, a genomic segment contains:
- the LOC109058703 gene encoding GTPase IMAP family member 7-like isoform X2 — MGASDSQPEKRIVLLGKTGDGKSSAGNTILNQQVFKSKASPESVTAECVSGDRKVHGKKITVIDTPGLFDTGLNEEAIKSEIIRSVIESSPGPDMFTIVLKVGRYTGKELEVVDKIVEYCGEDTFNHSVVLFTHGEQLEGQTIDEFVKMSPKLQELVDKCGGHCHVIDSIYWKRRQMGYRSNRVQVKNLLETIEQKLKDNQNGCNTNELLQIVEEEIQEEMKNINEDSLSPQEKREEAKKVVHKKLMVKLAGVTTGTLTGAFLGIGVAVASVVTLLKAADVPGVINAGTVAGAAGATGIAAGVAAVKAGIAAAGIGVTGSGIAAAAGVAVGVAALAGAIGGGVTGCKAAEETDSVCDAIKNAAKLNYENAKGVVKKAKIFW, encoded by the exons ATGGGAG ctTCTGACTCTCAGCCTGAGAAAAGGATTGTACTTCTTGGGAAAACCGGAGATGGAAAGAGCAGCGCCGGGAATACGATTCTCAATCAACAAGTCTTCAAGAGCAAAGCTTCGCCTGAATCAGTGACGGCTGAATGTGTCAGCGGAGACCGGAAGGTCCACGGCAAAAAGATCACCGTTATTGACACGCCTGGACTCTTCGACACCGGTCTGAATGAGGAGGCCATCAAATCTGAGATCATTCGGTCTGTGATCGAAAGCTCTCCGGGTCCAGACATGTTCACCATCGTCCTGAAGGTCGGGAGATACACGGGAAAAGAGTTGGAGGTCGTGGATAAAATCGTGGAGTATTGTGGAGAAGACACCTTCAATCATTCAGTGGTTTTATTCACTCACGGAGAACAGCTAGAAGGTCAGACCATCGATGAGTTTGTCAAGATGAGTCCAAAGCTACAGGAGCTGGTTGATAAATGTGGAGGCCACTGTCACGTCATCGACAGCATATACTGGAAAAGACGTCAAATGGGATACAGGAGCAACAGAGTCCAGGTGAAGAACCTGCTGGAGACCATCGAGCAGAAGCTGAAGGACAATCAGAACGGCTGCAACACCAACGAGCTGCTTCAGATCGTGGAGGAGGAGATTCAAGAGGAGATGAAGAACATAAACGAGGACAGTCTGTCGCCACAAGAGAAGCGAGAAGAAGCGAAAAAGGTTGTGCACAAAAAACTTATGGTTAAGCTGGCGGGAGTGACCACGGGAACACTAACCGGTGCGTTTCTGGGCATCGGTGTCGCTGTGGCCTCCGTCGTCACTTTACTGAAAGCCGCTGATGTTCCCGGAGTAATAAATGCCGGAACCGTAGCCGGGGCCGCGGGAGCCACGGGGATAGCAGCAGGAGTAGCGGCGGTGAAGGCGGGGATCGCCGCCGCCGGGATCGGAGTGACTGGTTCTGGTATCGCTGCAGCTGCAGGTGTCGCTGTTGGAGTCGCGGCTCTCGCCGGAGCGATCGGAGGAGGAGTTACCGGATGCAAAGCCGCAGAAGAAACGGATTCGGTGTGTGACGCAATAAAGAACGCCGCGAAACTCAACTATGAGAATGCCAAAGGTGTGGTGAAAAAGGCAAAGATTTTTTGGTGA
- the LOC109047685 gene encoding myeloid-associated differentiation marker homolog, with the protein MPLVVLKTSRLMWVRLAALVFTCVAFSVAAHAGAVNDGMYDWSIFCWAFSFAGTLLVLVVELMGLQSRAPVSWKNFPITFACYASLLCLSASIIFPLYFLKGQTVGSEARDLRIVSTVFSCLATVAYFVEVSLTRAQPGEVAGYMATVPGLLKVCETFVACVIFVFISNPVSYDDQPALKWCMAVYCICFVISAAIVVMCVGECTGFLPFPFARFLSAYALLAVIMYLTATIIWPIFKFDSRHSGRSSRPDYCRSSSGLCPWDKLVAVAVLTALNFLIYLGDLVYSARLVFVTV; encoded by the coding sequence ATGCCTCTAGTGGTCTTGAAGACTTCCCGTCTCATGTGGGTGCGTTTAGCCGCTCTAGTGTTCACTTGTGTGGCATTTAGCGTGGCGGCCCACGCCGGGGCGGTCAACGACGGCATGTACGACTGGAGCATCTTCTGCTGGGCTTTCAGCTTCGCCGGGACCCTGCTGGTTTTGGTGGTGGAGCTCATGGGTCTCCAGTCTCGCGCCCCCGTGTCCTGGAAAAACTTCCCTATTACTTTTGCCTGCTACGCTTCACTTCTTTGCCTGTCGGCGTCCATCATCTTCCCGCTCTACTTCCTGAAGGGCCAAACGGTGGGCAGTGAGGCGCGAGACCTCCGAATCGTCTCCACGGTCTTCTCCTGCCTGGCCACCGTGGCGTATTTCGTCGAAGTGAGTCTGACGCGAGCGCAACCAGGCGAAGTCGCCGGGTACATGGCCACGGTTCCAGGCCTGCTTAAGGTTTGCGAGACTTTCGTGGCCTGCGTCATATTCGTGTTCATCAGCAACCCCGTCTCTTATGACGATCAACCGGCTCTGAAGTGGTGCATGGCCGTCTACTGCATCTGCTTCGTGATTTCGGCGGCCATCGTGGTCATGTGCGTCGGCGAATGCACCGGGTTCCTTCCGTTCCCGTTCGCACGCTTCCTTTCCGCCTACGCTCTGCTGGCGGTCATCATGTACCTCACCGCCACCATCATATGGCCAATCTTCAAGTTCGACAGCCGTCATTCGGGGAGGTCAAGCCGACCGGACTACTGCCGAAGCTCTTCTGGTTTGTGTCCGTGGGATAAACTGGTGGCTGTGGCTGTTCTCACCGCTCTCAACTTCCTGATCTACCTGGGGGATCTGGTGTATTCTGCCCGACTGGTGTTTGTCACGGTGTGA
- the LOC109058703 gene encoding GTPase IMAP family member 7-like isoform X1, whose product MNERLTWLDQHEASDSQPEKRIVLLGKTGDGKSSAGNTILNQQVFKSKASPESVTAECVSGDRKVHGKKITVIDTPGLFDTGLNEEAIKSEIIRSVIESSPGPDMFTIVLKVGRYTGKELEVVDKIVEYCGEDTFNHSVVLFTHGEQLEGQTIDEFVKMSPKLQELVDKCGGHCHVIDSIYWKRRQMGYRSNRVQVKNLLETIEQKLKDNQNGCNTNELLQIVEEEIQEEMKNINEDSLSPQEKREEAKKVVHKKLMVKLAGVTTGTLTGAFLGIGVAVASVVTLLKAADVPGVINAGTVAGAAGATGIAAGVAAVKAGIAAAGIGVTGSGIAAAAGVAVGVAALAGAIGGGVTGCKAAEETDSVCDAIKNAAKLNYENAKGVVKKAKIFW is encoded by the exons atgaacgaaagacTTACATGGTTGGatcaacacgagg ctTCTGACTCTCAGCCTGAGAAAAGGATTGTACTTCTTGGGAAAACCGGAGATGGAAAGAGCAGCGCCGGGAATACGATTCTCAATCAACAAGTCTTCAAGAGCAAAGCTTCGCCTGAATCAGTGACGGCTGAATGTGTCAGCGGAGACCGGAAGGTCCACGGCAAAAAGATCACCGTTATTGACACGCCTGGACTCTTCGACACCGGTCTGAATGAGGAGGCCATCAAATCTGAGATCATTCGGTCTGTGATCGAAAGCTCTCCGGGTCCAGACATGTTCACCATCGTCCTGAAGGTCGGGAGATACACGGGAAAAGAGTTGGAGGTCGTGGATAAAATCGTGGAGTATTGTGGAGAAGACACCTTCAATCATTCAGTGGTTTTATTCACTCACGGAGAACAGCTAGAAGGTCAGACCATCGATGAGTTTGTCAAGATGAGTCCAAAGCTACAGGAGCTGGTTGATAAATGTGGAGGCCACTGTCACGTCATCGACAGCATATACTGGAAAAGACGTCAAATGGGATACAGGAGCAACAGAGTCCAGGTGAAGAACCTGCTGGAGACCATCGAGCAGAAGCTGAAGGACAATCAGAACGGCTGCAACACCAACGAGCTGCTTCAGATCGTGGAGGAGGAGATTCAAGAGGAGATGAAGAACATAAACGAGGACAGTCTGTCGCCACAAGAGAAGCGAGAAGAAGCGAAAAAGGTTGTGCACAAAAAACTTATGGTTAAGCTGGCGGGAGTGACCACGGGAACACTAACCGGTGCGTTTCTGGGCATCGGTGTCGCTGTGGCCTCCGTCGTCACTTTACTGAAAGCCGCTGATGTTCCCGGAGTAATAAATGCCGGAACCGTAGCCGGGGCCGCGGGAGCCACGGGGATAGCAGCAGGAGTAGCGGCGGTGAAGGCGGGGATCGCCGCCGCCGGGATCGGAGTGACTGGTTCTGGTATCGCTGCAGCTGCAGGTGTCGCTGTTGGAGTCGCGGCTCTCGCCGGAGCGATCGGAGGAGGAGTTACCGGATGCAAAGCCGCAGAAGAAACGGATTCGGTGTGTGACGCAATAAAGAACGCCGCGAAACTCAACTATGAGAATGCCAAAGGTGTGGTGAAAAAGGCAAAGATTTTTTGGTGA